The DNA segment CACAATTTACGGGGATGGCCGTATTTGCCAGTGCAAATAAAGGAAGAATGATAAAGGCCACCGGGTAATGGATGGCATGCTGAAGAATGTAAGAAGGTGATCTTTCCCCATTTCTGTTAAAAGGAATGGCAAATGCGAGTAACACTCCTGTTATGGTAGCGTGTACCCCGGAATGATGCATGAAATACCACATGGCTATTCCGCCGACTAGGTAAGGTATTAAGGAGTAGACCCTCAATCGGTTCAGGATGAGGAGCACTACGAATATTCCAAGAGCGATGAACAGATAGGATGCGATGAGCGATTGGGTATAAAATAAGGAAATAATAATAATGGCTCCAAGATCATCCACTACAGCCAATGCTGTCAGGAATATCTTTAAGGTCGGAGGAACCCTATTGCCCAAAAGGGATAGTATTGCTAAGGCAAAAGCAATATCTGTTGCAGTAGGAATACCTGTTCCCGATAGGGTAGGGGTTTCATAATTGAATAGCCAATAGATAGCTGCCGGAAAACACATACCCCCTAATGCCGCAGCCATGGGAAGGAGGGCATTTTTTAAGGTGGATAACTCTCCGCAATATATTTCACGTTCCAGTTCCAGTCCGATGAGAAGGAAGAAGATCGTCATCAGGGCGTCATTGATCCAGTGTTCTAGGCTCATGCCGCCAAGTGATATTTTCCAGAAATGGATATATTCATGTTGAGCAGAGGAATTTGCTAAGACCAACGAAATGACGGTACAAATAATCAAAATTAGTCCGGCTGTCTTTTCACTACGATAAAATTCTTTGAATAACCGGTGTATGATGAGCATCGGTAAAAAATGTTGATAGATTTTTCTG comes from the Bacteroidales bacterium genome and includes:
- the nhaA gene encoding Na+/H+ antiporter NhaA; translation: MLIIHRLFKEFYRSEKTAGLILIICTVISLVLANSSAQHEYIHFWKISLGGMSLEHWINDALMTIFFLLIGLELEREIYCGELSTLKNALLPMAAALGGMCFPAAIYWLFNYETPTLSGTGIPTATDIAFALAILSLLGNRVPPTLKIFLTALAVVDDLGAIIIISLFYTQSLIASYLFIALGIFVVLLILNRLRVYSLIPYLVGGIAMWYFMHHSGVHATITGVLLAFAIPFNRNGERSPSYILQHAIHYPVAFIILPLFALANTAIPVNCEISAIVREPHSLGISMGLIIGKPIGITVFSYIAVSLGACCLPRLVNWYHIIGIGLLGGIGFTMSIFITLLAFNDPDIINQAKLSILLASCGAALIGFTVLHLTLKRLYIR